A single window of Gossypium hirsutum isolate 1008001.06 chromosome A10, Gossypium_hirsutum_v2.1, whole genome shotgun sequence DNA harbors:
- the LOC107895888 gene encoding protein LIGHT-DEPENDENT SHORT HYPOCOTYLS 4 gives MDPFQDFQASNSSPSTATLTPNFPASLSMSAVATNTNPSPAAAMVAFSPSSSSSTSPSTLSRYENQKRRDWNTFGQYLRNHRPPLSLSRCSGAHVLEFLRYLDQFGKTKVHTPLCPFFGHPNPPAPCPCPLRQAWGSLDALIGRLRAAFEEHGGKPEANPFGARAVRLYLREVRDSQSKARGISYEKKKRKRPPQVPQPPPSTS, from the coding sequence atgGATCCTTTTCAGGATTTTCAAGCATCGAATTCAAGCCCTTCGACAGCTACTTTAACCCCAAATTTCCCTGCAAGCCTTTCCATGTCCGCCGTGGCCACCAACACAAACCCTTCACCGGCGGCTGCCATGGTCGCCTTCTCCCCTTCCTCCTCTTCCTCCACTTCTCCTTCCACTCTCAGCCGCTACGAGAACCAAAAACGCCGTGACTGGAACACTTTCGGGCAATACCTCCGCAACCACCGCCCTCCTCTCTCCCTCTCCCGCTGCAGCGGCGCCCACGTCCTGGAATTCCTTCGGTACCTTGACCAGTTCGGGAAAACCAAAGTCCACACCCCACTTTGCCCTTTCTTTGGTCACCCTAACCCTCCAGCTCCATGCCCTTGCCCTCTCCGCCAAGCTTGGGGAAGCCTTGACGCCCTCATCGGACGCCTCCGAGCCGCCTTCGAGGAACACGGAGGCAAGCCTGAAGCAAACCCTTTTGGTGCTAGAGCTGTTAGGCTTTACCTACGTGAGGTTCGTGATTCACAGTCAAAAGCCAGAGGCATAAGCTacgagaagaagaaaagaaagcgACCCCCTCAAGTACCTCAACCTCCTCCTTCCACCTCTTAA